A region from the Medicago truncatula cultivar Jemalong A17 chromosome 6, MtrunA17r5.0-ANR, whole genome shotgun sequence genome encodes:
- the LOC120580889 gene encoding L10-interacting MYB domain-containing protein-like isoform X2 — protein MDSLKRNVSANPPSTNNEGQSSKASWRDIKATEYFVKACLDQVTKRQRNGTCFTKKGWQGIVSQFHEQSGLNYHKVQLKNRYDSLRKEWNVWYNLFGKVTGLGWNFEKNTVDASDEWWEKKELENPQYAKFRDKGLPLAHQLTTLFKDVVDNGEHD, from the exons ATGGACTCACTTAAGAGAAATGTTTCTGCTAACCCCCCATCAACTAACAATGAGGGTCAAAGTTCCAAAGCTAGTTGGAGGGATATTAAAGCCACTGAGTACTTTGTGAAGGCATGTTTGGATCAAGTTACCAAGCGTCAACGAAATGGTACTTGTTTTACCAAGAAAGGATGGCAAGGTATTGTTTCCCAATTTCATGAACAAAGTGGACTGAATTATCACAAGGTACAATTGAAGAATAGGTATGATAGCTTGAGAAAGGAATGGAATGTATGGTATAACTTGTTTGGAAAAGTTACCGGATTAGGATGGAATTTTGAGAAGAACACCGTTGATGCATCTGATGAGTGGTGGGAGAAGAAAGAATTG GAAAATCCTCAATATGCAAAGTTTAGAGACAAGGGACTTCCACTTGCTCACCAACTAACCACACTTTTCAAGGATGTAGTGGATAATGGAGAGCATGATTAG
- the LOC120580889 gene encoding L10-interacting MYB domain-containing protein-like isoform X1, which translates to MYSLFHFLSYFCVYSIMDSLKRNVSANPPSTNNEGQSSKASWRDIKATEYFVKACLDQVTKRQRNGTCFTKKGWQGIVSQFHEQSGLNYHKVQLKNRYDSLRKEWNVWYNLFGKVTGLGWNFEKNTVDASDEWWEKKELENPQYAKFRDKGLPLAHQLTTLFKDVVDNGEHD; encoded by the exons ATGTAtagtttgtttcattttttatcaTACTTTTGTGTATATAGTATTATGGACTCACTTAAGAGAAATGTTTCTGCTAACCCCCCATCAACTAACAATGAGGGTCAAAGTTCCAAAGCTAGTTGGAGGGATATTAAAGCCACTGAGTACTTTGTGAAGGCATGTTTGGATCAAGTTACCAAGCGTCAACGAAATGGTACTTGTTTTACCAAGAAAGGATGGCAAGGTATTGTTTCCCAATTTCATGAACAAAGTGGACTGAATTATCACAAGGTACAATTGAAGAATAGGTATGATAGCTTGAGAAAGGAATGGAATGTATGGTATAACTTGTTTGGAAAAGTTACCGGATTAGGATGGAATTTTGAGAAGAACACCGTTGATGCATCTGATGAGTGGTGGGAGAAGAAAGAATTG GAAAATCCTCAATATGCAAAGTTTAGAGACAAGGGACTTCCACTTGCTCACCAACTAACCACACTTTTCAAGGATGTAGTGGATAATGGAGAGCATGATTAG